The Spirochaetaceae bacterium genome window below encodes:
- a CDS encoding V-type ATP synthase subunit B has translation MAKVYNKIENIAGNVITVRAEGVCYEDLAEVRTRFGSSLAQVIKIDGEIISLQVFAGGRGVATNDEVRFLSRPMKVSFSNNLLGRIFSGSGEPRDNGPRLKEDLIEINGPSFNPSKRILPKNMIRTGIPMIDLFNTLVRSQKLPIFSISGEPYNELLARIAMQAEVDMIVLGGMGLKNDDYLYLKETLEAGGALSRTTMFVHTASDPIVECILVPDMSLAIAEQFALQGKNVLVLLTDMTNFADALKEIAITQEQVPSNRGYPGDLYSQLASRYEKAVDIEGHGSITILAVTTMPGDDVTHPVPDNTGYITEGQFYLKGGRIEPFGSLSRLKQQVNGNTRKDHRALMDGLIKLYSSYKDSLEKKSMGFTMSNWDDKLLRYGALFEKEMMDLSVNVSLEQALDNGWSILASCFNKDETGLKSDLIAEFWPKNKEGG, from the coding sequence CTGGCTAAAGTTTATAATAAAATAGAAAATATTGCCGGTAACGTTATTACGGTACGTGCCGAAGGGGTTTGCTACGAAGATTTAGCCGAAGTGCGTACCCGCTTTGGTTCATCGCTGGCACAGGTTATTAAAATTGATGGCGAAATTATTAGTTTGCAAGTATTTGCCGGTGGTCGCGGTGTGGCCACTAACGATGAAGTAAGGTTTTTAAGCCGCCCGATGAAGGTGTCGTTTTCTAATAATCTTTTAGGCCGTATCTTTAGCGGTTCGGGCGAGCCGCGTGATAACGGCCCCCGTCTTAAAGAAGATTTAATCGAAATTAACGGGCCGTCGTTTAACCCTTCTAAACGTATTTTACCTAAAAATATGATACGTACCGGTATCCCGATGATAGATTTGTTTAACACTTTAGTGCGTTCGCAAAAGCTACCGATTTTCTCTATTTCGGGCGAGCCGTACAACGAGCTTTTAGCGCGTATCGCTATGCAAGCCGAAGTAGATATGATTGTGCTGGGTGGTATGGGTTTAAAGAACGATGACTATCTTTATTTAAAGGAAACTTTAGAGGCAGGCGGGGCTTTAAGTCGCACTACGATGTTTGTGCACACTGCCAGCGACCCAATTGTAGAATGTATTTTAGTACCTGATATGAGTTTAGCCATAGCCGAACAATTTGCTTTGCAAGGTAAAAATGTGCTGGTATTGCTTACGGATATGACCAACTTTGCCGATGCCCTCAAAGAAATTGCCATTACGCAGGAGCAAGTGCCCAGTAATCGCGGTTACCCCGGCGACCTTTACAGCCAGCTGGCCAGCCGCTACGAAAAGGCGGTGGATATTGAAGGACACGGCTCCATCACCATTTTGGCCGTTACCACTATGCCCGGTGATGATGTTACTCACCCTGTGCCCGATAACACCGGTTACATCACCGAAGGGCAATTTTATCTTAAGGGTGGCAGGATTGAGCCGTTTGGTTCGCTCAGTCGCTTAAAGCAACAGGTTAATGGTAATACTCGTAAAGACCACCGTGCCCTGATGGACGGCCTTATCAAGCTTTACTCTAGCTATAAGGATTCGTTGGAGAAAAAATCGATGGGTTTTACTATGAGCAACTGGGACGATAAATTGTTACGTTATGGTGCTTTGTTTGAAAAAGAAATGATGGACCTATCGGTAAATGTAAGCCTAGAACAGGCGTTAGATAATGGCTGGAGTATTTTAGCCAGCTGCTTTAACAAGGACGAAACGGGGTTAAAATCGGATTTAATTGCCGAATTTTGGCCTAAAAATAAAGAAGGAGGCTAA
- a CDS encoding V-type ATP synthase subunit K (produces ATP from ADP in the presence of a proton gradient across the membrane; the K subunit is a nonenzymatic component which binds the dimeric form by interacting with the G and E subunits) — protein MNLGEIGFFAAFALAALGSVYGIVAGSLGAIGAWKKGFLNGKNADMSLVFFASFPLSQSLYGFVLMLSIRTALNSAVVIDGVVQNSLPLGVIGLFAGAVIGLCAALQGKVCAAAADAKGETGKGLAQYIIVLGVLETVALFAMAFGMLMVGGLS, from the coding sequence ATGAATTTAGGAGAAATCGGTTTTTTTGCCGCTTTTGCTTTGGCTGCTTTAGGTAGTGTTTACGGGATTGTTGCCGGTAGTTTAGGTGCGATTGGAGCATGGAAAAAAGGCTTTTTAAATGGTAAAAATGCCGATATGTCGCTGGTGTTTTTTGCCAGCTTCCCGCTTAGCCAAAGTTTATACGGCTTTGTTTTAATGCTTTCTATTCGCACGGCTTTAAATAGCGCCGTAGTAATAGATGGTGTGGTGCAAAATAGTTTGCCTTTAGGAGTAATTGGTTTATTTGCCGGTGCCGTTATTGGCCTTTGCGCCGCTTTACAAGGTAAAGTTTGTGCCGCCGCTGCCGATGCTAAAGGTGAAACTGGTAAAGGCCTTGCTCAATACATTATTGTTTTGGGTGTGCTAGAAACTGTAGCTCTTTTTGCTATGGCCTTTGGTATGTTAATGGTTGGCGGCTTAAGCTAA
- a CDS encoding V-type ATP synthase subunit D: MATVKLTKNELKKQKDALKRFKRFLPTLMLKKQQLQSEIKNAEAELEEAQSIYEQLLGNFNDWIAVFADDTPLPELFKLKNLEIERGNIAGVNIPIFKGADFEDMEYDLFTTPLWVDKAAGFMKQAVELNIRTKIAKKKVELLRHELLVTTQRVNLFEKVKIPEINSNIKKIAVYLGDVQTAAVVRGKISKKKLAGGGG, from the coding sequence ATGGCAACGGTTAAGCTAACTAAAAACGAGCTTAAAAAGCAAAAAGATGCCTTAAAACGTTTTAAACGCTTTTTGCCTACCTTAATGTTAAAAAAACAGCAGCTGCAAAGTGAAATTAAAAATGCTGAAGCCGAACTAGAAGAGGCGCAAAGCATTTATGAGCAGTTGCTGGGTAACTTTAACGATTGGATAGCGGTATTTGCCGATGATACCCCTCTACCCGAGCTTTTTAAACTTAAAAACCTTGAGATAGAACGCGGTAACATTGCTGGGGTAAATATCCCCATCTTTAAAGGTGCCGACTTTGAGGATATGGAGTACGATTTATTTACCACCCCGTTGTGGGTAGATAAAGCTGCCGGTTTTATGAAGCAGGCGGTAGAGTTAAATATTCGTACCAAAATTGCCAAAAAGAAGGTAGAGTTATTAAGGCATGAATTATTGGTTACTACACAACGTGTTAATTTATTTGAGAAAGTAAAAATACCCGAGATAAATAGCAACATTAAAAAAATTGCCGTTTATTTAGGTGATGTGCAAACGGCGGCCGTTGTGCGCGGTAAAATTAGTAAGAAAAAATTAGCGGGAGGAGGCGGCTAA